In one window of Nitrospiraceae bacterium DNA:
- the lon gene encoding endopeptidase La produces the protein MAEASEQEFSSNQNLEPPDQLPLLPVRDIVVFPYMVLPLFVGREMSIKAIEAALAGNRMIFLATQKSLDVENPQPDDIHAVGTVGIIMRMLKLPDERIKILVQGLAKGRIEEYIQNDPYYSVRIEKLVETKQAGSTLETEAVMRTVKEQIERIVSLGKVLIPDVMVVIENLEDPGRLADMVASNLGLKVDVTQAVLEIVDPIQRLRHVSEILAKEIEVLSMQQKIQAQAKGEMDKTQREYFLREQLKAIQKELGELDERAEEVAEFRKRIKDAKMPEKVLKETEKQLKRLEKMHPDTAESATVRTYLEWMVELPWAKKSKDNLDLKAAMKVLNEDHYDLEKVKERIIEYLAVRKLKEKMKGPILCFVGPPGVGKTSLGKSIARALGREFVRISLGGVRDEAEIRGHRRTYVGALPGRIIQGMKQAGTNNPVFMLDEVDKVGMDFRGDPSAALLEVLDPEQNNTFTDHYLGVPFDLTEVMFVTTANLIDPILPALRDRMEVIDIPGYTEEEKLGIAQKYLIPRQMNEHGITEKHVRIGEPAIRQVVTHYTREAGVRNLEREIANLMRKVAKKVAEGKTQCQIIDESNLHKFLGVPKYVPEAELEKDEIGVATGLAWTESGGDVLYIEATVMKGKGQLTLTGHLGDVMKESAQAALSYVRSREKTLGINPDMFAKNDIHIHVPAGAIPKDGPSAGITMATAIASALAQIPTRRDLAMTGEITLRGRVLPIGGLKEKILAAKRAKLSTVVLPKRNKKDLEEIPKHLLKGIDLCFVDTMDDVIHAALRRTPSGKANAATPKGAREKAARAGKSKRGAVPARRGMQMPAASPSLSH, from the coding sequence CATCGTCGTGTTCCCCTACATGGTGCTGCCGCTGTTCGTCGGGCGCGAGATGTCGATCAAGGCGATCGAGGCCGCGCTGGCGGGCAACCGCATGATCTTCCTCGCTACCCAGAAATCGCTCGACGTCGAAAATCCTCAACCGGACGACATCCATGCCGTGGGCACCGTCGGCATCATCATGCGGATGCTGAAACTGCCCGACGAACGCATCAAGATCCTGGTGCAGGGTCTCGCCAAAGGCCGGATCGAGGAATACATCCAGAACGATCCTTATTACTCAGTGCGGATCGAGAAATTGGTTGAGACGAAACAGGCCGGGTCCACGCTCGAGACCGAGGCGGTCATGCGCACCGTCAAGGAGCAGATCGAACGGATCGTCAGCCTCGGCAAAGTGTTGATCCCCGACGTCATGGTCGTGATCGAGAACCTGGAGGACCCGGGACGCCTCGCCGACATGGTGGCCTCCAACCTCGGACTCAAGGTCGACGTGACGCAAGCCGTGCTCGAAATCGTCGATCCGATCCAGCGCCTTCGCCATGTCAGCGAAATTCTCGCGAAGGAAATCGAAGTCCTCTCCATGCAGCAAAAGATCCAGGCGCAAGCCAAGGGGGAGATGGACAAGACCCAGCGGGAATACTTCCTGCGCGAGCAGCTCAAGGCGATCCAAAAGGAACTCGGCGAGTTGGACGAACGGGCCGAAGAGGTCGCGGAATTTCGCAAGCGCATCAAAGACGCGAAGATGCCCGAGAAGGTCCTCAAGGAAACCGAGAAACAACTCAAGCGCCTTGAAAAGATGCACCCCGATACGGCGGAATCCGCCACGGTCCGGACCTATCTGGAATGGATGGTCGAGCTTCCCTGGGCCAAGAAGTCCAAGGACAACCTCGATCTGAAAGCCGCCATGAAGGTTCTGAACGAGGACCATTACGATCTCGAAAAGGTCAAGGAACGGATCATCGAGTACCTCGCCGTCCGCAAGCTCAAAGAAAAGATGAAGGGTCCGATCCTCTGTTTCGTCGGACCTCCCGGCGTCGGGAAAACTTCGTTGGGCAAATCAATCGCCCGCGCCCTCGGCCGCGAATTCGTTCGTATCAGCCTGGGCGGCGTCCGAGATGAGGCGGAGATCCGAGGCCACCGGCGGACCTACGTCGGCGCCCTGCCCGGCCGCATCATTCAAGGAATGAAACAAGCCGGGACGAACAACCCCGTTTTCATGCTGGACGAAGTCGACAAGGTCGGCATGGACTTCCGTGGCGATCCCTCGGCGGCCCTGCTCGAGGTCCTGGACCCCGAACAAAACAACACCTTCACCGACCACTACCTGGGCGTGCCGTTCGACTTGACCGAAGTGATGTTCGTGACGACGGCCAACCTGATCGATCCCATCCTGCCCGCCCTGCGGGATCGAATGGAGGTCATCGATATCCCGGGCTATACGGAGGAAGAGAAACTCGGCATCGCGCAAAAGTATCTGATTCCCCGCCAGATGAACGAACACGGTATCACGGAAAAGCACGTGCGCATCGGCGAACCGGCCATCCGGCAAGTCGTGACGCATTACACCCGCGAGGCCGGTGTACGGAACCTGGAACGCGAAATCGCCAACCTCATGCGGAAGGTGGCCAAGAAAGTCGCCGAAGGGAAGACGCAGTGCCAGATCATTGATGAGTCCAATCTGCACAAGTTCCTCGGCGTGCCCAAATACGTGCCCGAAGCCGAACTCGAAAAGGACGAGATCGGGGTCGCCACGGGTCTCGCTTGGACAGAAAGCGGCGGTGACGTGCTGTACATCGAGGCTACGGTCATGAAGGGCAAAGGACAGCTCACGCTCACCGGACATTTGGGTGACGTGATGAAGGAATCCGCCCAGGCGGCATTGAGCTATGTCCGGTCCCGCGAGAAGACGCTGGGCATCAATCCGGACATGTTCGCCAAGAACGATATCCATATCCACGTGCCGGCCGGTGCCATTCCGAAGGACGGACCTTCGGCCGGCATCACAATGGCCACCGCCATTGCGTCGGCGCTGGCTCAGATTCCCACCCGGCGGGACCTGGCCATGACCGGTGAGATCACGCTGCGCGGTCGAGTCCTGCCGATCGGCGGTCTGAAGGAGAAGATCCTCGCGGCCAAACGCGCGAAACTTTCGACGGTCGTACTCCCGAAACGCAATAAGAAGGACCTAGAGGAAATCCCGAAGCACTTGCTGAAGGGAATCGACCTCTGCTTCGTCGATACCATGGACGACGTCATTCACGCCGCATTGCGCCGGACTCCGTCCGGCAAAGCCAATGCCGCCACACCGAAGGGCGCGAGAGAGAAGGCCGCCCGTGCCGGCAAATCCAAGCGCGGTGCGGTCCCGGCTCGCCGAGGTATGCAGATGCCTGCGGCATCGCCGTCCCTCTCGCACTGA
- the thiL gene encoding thiamine-phosphate kinase translates to MPARAARPSSPLASEFALIRSLQRHYARADRDIVRGIGDDTAVLRCSSANQLLITTDLLAEGVHFDLRSSSLEDIGYRAAMANLSDIAAMGGIPRFLLVALAIPSTCSGAQIRRLYRGMMQAATPHRVRLIGGDTSSSRQGLFLSITLTGTARPGRALLRSGASAGDFLYVTGTIGDSHAGLSLLGAHGSLRQTLRQSDVRFLLRRHHRPTARVAEGQWLASHSLASSAIDLSDGLSGDVRHICEESGVGVAVQATALPVSPACRAFARAAGLVPEEVALTGGEDYELLFTVPRGKHARFKRLAAGTAFRFTCIGEMTTMREGLRLHASTGERLPLPALSYEHFSRPSTT, encoded by the coding sequence ATGCCGGCTCGCGCCGCCCGTCCATCATCACCCCTGGCCAGCGAATTCGCTCTCATCCGCTCCCTGCAGCGGCACTACGCGCGTGCGGATCGCGATATCGTACGGGGAATCGGCGACGACACAGCCGTACTCCGCTGCTCCTCCGCCAACCAGCTGTTGATCACGACGGATCTCCTGGCGGAAGGCGTGCACTTTGATCTCCGCTCCTCATCCTTGGAAGACATCGGCTACCGCGCCGCCATGGCCAACCTGAGCGACATCGCCGCCATGGGCGGCATCCCTCGGTTTCTCCTGGTCGCCCTCGCTATCCCATCGACCTGCTCGGGTGCGCAGATCCGCCGTCTTTACCGAGGCATGATGCAAGCAGCCACCCCCCACAGGGTCCGCCTCATCGGCGGGGATACGTCCTCCTCCCGGCAGGGACTGTTCCTCAGTATTACGTTGACCGGCACGGCACGTCCGGGTCGAGCGCTGCTGCGATCAGGCGCCAGCGCCGGAGACTTTCTCTACGTCACGGGGACGATCGGAGATTCCCATGCCGGCCTGAGCCTCCTCGGCGCGCACGGTTCGCTTCGGCAAACGCTCCGCCAGTCCGACGTCCGGTTTCTGCTGCGTCGGCACCATCGCCCGACCGCACGGGTCGCCGAAGGGCAATGGCTTGCGTCCCATTCCCTGGCCTCGTCAGCCATCGACCTCTCGGACGGATTGAGCGGCGATGTGCGTCACATTTGCGAGGAGAGCGGCGTCGGTGTCGCCGTACAGGCTACGGCGCTTCCTGTCTCACCGGCTTGTCGTGCGTTCGCGCGGGCAGCCGGGTTGGTGCCGGAAGAGGTGGCCCTCACGGGGGGCGAAGACTATGAATTGTTGTTCACCGTGCCCCGCGGGAAGCATGCACGTTTCAAGAGGTTGGCGGCAGGGACGGCCTTCCGCTTTACCTGCATCGGTGAAATGACAACCATGCGTGAAGGTCTGCGCCTCCACGCGTCTACCGGCGAGCGCCTGCCGCTGCCGGCCTTGAGTTACGAACACTTCTCGAGACCGTCCACGACCTGA
- a CDS encoding DUF2062 domain-containing protein, with amino-acid sequence MADVRSLFRQLLHLDESPHRTALAFAIGAFIAFSPTYGLHMIMVGFCTWAFRLNVVALLAGAFINNPWTLIPILGATYWTGAVILGRSEVPSFEWHDLSFMGIYHQVSPHAWPFFLGGTILSILGGLCSYPLAYWLIRRYRKARQSTLHTPLPPSRNLG; translated from the coding sequence GTGGCGGACGTTCGCTCACTCTTTCGACAACTGCTGCATCTGGATGAATCCCCGCATCGTACGGCCCTCGCCTTCGCGATCGGCGCCTTCATCGCATTTTCGCCGACCTACGGCTTGCACATGATCATGGTCGGGTTCTGCACCTGGGCGTTTCGCCTGAATGTAGTCGCCTTGCTGGCCGGAGCCTTCATCAACAACCCCTGGACCCTGATTCCCATCCTTGGCGCAACCTACTGGACGGGAGCCGTCATCCTCGGCCGCTCGGAGGTCCCGTCCTTCGAATGGCACGACTTGAGTTTCATGGGCATTTACCATCAAGTGAGTCCGCATGCCTGGCCATTTTTTCTGGGCGGTACCATCCTCAGCATCCTCGGCGGCCTCTGTTCCTACCCCCTGGCCTATTGGCTGATCCGCCGTTACCGCAAAGCCAGACAGTCGACCCTCCACACGCCATTGCCCCCTTCTCGCAACCTGGGCTAA
- a CDS encoding HD domain-containing protein, with product MKLPPAQPPAPYDGSALIADPIHEYVSFTVPFATPDPTERTEKDLIDSPWVQRLRYIYQLQSARWVYPSAEHTRFVHSLGTMHVAGRFARHLYPFLKKAAPDTPSAAFVEEFLRITALVHDIGHGPFCHFFDDNFLHGFGLSHEKLGQIIVRDHLGPIIRKLRRSPSGPFDRGEELNPDLIAHVILKEKGKDNSRIPRWINMLQPVISGSYTADNLDYVLRDSYMCGVAVGPVDLTRLIHYTIITGKGFTIHKTGLPALQMFLNTRMYLYSNVYYHRTTRAIDIHLRDIFGETMKLLFPGDPRKRMGDYLTLTDWSLLEEVRNWKRAGRGIKRRLHQEWSRILHRDVKWKMAYSTVLKEKGKERGLDFPSHEQFQQQIQKELPPSLRNVQFRVDMAPLDPRPDPKDTRGIPLFVYDPGTTGVSTEPLEEFLDLLPTRLVQFRLYALDHDQDAALSRAAATVLNKTPSSLETNF from the coding sequence ATGAAACTTCCTCCCGCACAACCTCCCGCTCCCTACGACGGGTCGGCCTTGATTGCCGATCCAATCCATGAATATGTCTCATTCACGGTCCCCTTTGCGACGCCGGACCCGACGGAACGGACGGAAAAGGATCTGATCGATTCCCCCTGGGTCCAACGCTTGCGCTACATCTACCAGTTGCAGAGCGCGCGCTGGGTCTATCCGTCCGCCGAACATACGCGATTCGTGCACTCGCTGGGCACGATGCACGTGGCCGGACGTTTTGCCCGGCACCTCTACCCGTTCCTCAAGAAAGCGGCGCCCGATACGCCCTCGGCGGCGTTTGTGGAAGAGTTCCTGCGCATTACCGCGCTGGTCCATGACATCGGCCACGGGCCGTTTTGTCATTTCTTCGACGACAATTTTCTTCACGGCTTCGGCTTGTCCCACGAGAAACTTGGACAGATCATCGTGCGCGACCATCTTGGTCCCATCATCCGCAAGCTCCGTCGTAGCCCCTCCGGTCCCTTCGACCGCGGCGAAGAGTTGAACCCGGATCTCATTGCGCACGTCATCCTCAAGGAGAAGGGCAAGGACAACTCTCGCATTCCGCGCTGGATCAACATGCTCCAGCCGGTGATCTCGGGAAGCTATACGGCGGATAACCTGGACTATGTCCTACGCGATTCCTATATGTGCGGGGTGGCCGTCGGCCCGGTGGATCTCACGCGGCTGATCCACTACACGATCATCACCGGCAAGGGCTTCACGATTCACAAGACGGGCCTCCCGGCGTTACAGATGTTCCTCAACACCCGGATGTATCTCTACTCGAACGTCTACTATCACCGGACGACAAGAGCCATCGACATCCACCTGCGGGACATCTTCGGTGAGACGATGAAACTCCTCTTTCCCGGCGATCCGCGGAAACGAATGGGCGACTACTTGACGCTGACCGACTGGTCGCTGCTCGAAGAGGTGCGGAACTGGAAACGCGCGGGCCGCGGCATCAAACGGCGGCTGCATCAGGAATGGTCGCGCATCCTGCATCGGGACGTAAAATGGAAGATGGCCTACAGCACGGTTCTGAAGGAGAAGGGGAAAGAGCGCGGGCTCGACTTTCCCAGCCATGAACAGTTCCAGCAACAGATCCAAAAGGAACTGCCCCCTTCTCTCCGCAACGTGCAGTTCCGGGTCGACATGGCGCCGCTTGACCCACGCCCGGACCCGAAAGACACCCGAGGCATTCCACTGTTCGTCTACGACCCCGGGACCACGGGCGTCTCCACAGAACCATTGGAGGAATTCTTAGACCTCCTCCCCACCAGGCTCGTACAATTCCGCCTGTACGCGCTGGACCATGACCAGGATGCCGCGCTGTCTCGTGCCGCCGCCACGGTCCTCAATAAGACTCCTTCGAGCCTCGAAACGAACTTCTAG
- a CDS encoding PAS domain S-box protein — protein sequence MMDHPSTVGDRWAFTPSIRLGYAAIIALIAAIFLLDGFTPLGIPIWVLYLVPLALASRRGADSNTYVVAGTCAFLTALGFVISPQIGGVPLWVPIINRALFSLLLPLLAFLITRHQKLTQELIAHAALQVEHRALQAQESALQKAAADIQDLYDHAPCGYHSLDAQTKIISINQTELDWLGYSREELVGKICFLDLVTPASARIIQQRFPRFIEDGLIQDVELELVRKNGTILPVLLSGTAIKNSEGRFIASRSILIDNTARRAAETVLRRSHEALEATVAERAAELVTVNDRLETELRQGRAMAEILRVSEARFRELVESLPQLIWTAQSDGLCDYLSPQWIRYTGLAATGLLGSGLTDAVHPDDRRTVSESWAAAVARGKPFEGECRLRGADGCYRWFHTKAVPLHDGTGSVAKWLGSSTDIDDRKRGEANQARLAAIVESSSDAIISTTLDDHILTWNQAAERMFGYRTEEVLGRSASVIVPAQHRDHITTVIEQVKMGAQISQLETQRQRRDGEGLEVSLAISPIKDADGRLLGISTIARDITERKRTERELTQLRRLIELSHDPIFAWDLHQGIVEWNRGCELLYGYSKAEAVGCPSPVLLRSIFPQPLDEIVATMERTGEWTGEIRQRTKDGREVIVESRLSLRHTDDRSLILETSRDITEQRQAELTILRKNKDLETLLFVTSHDLKEPLRAIESFSLLLEERYADRLDDKGRDFLRRTIRATQRLDQLLTDILNLSRAQRMDVPAQDVEAEALVKEVLRQLEPRIKETRARIVIRSPLPRLRVNPTWATQGLYNLIANALKFSRPGESPDIEIAAYESEGNAEEKMRGLVVSDRGPGIPSEHRERIFQLFARIVGREVEGTGAGLAIVRQVAERHGGRAWVEDRQGGGSNFIMTFAQSNPESETLRQAEAAG from the coding sequence ATGATGGACCATCCATCGACCGTAGGCGACCGGTGGGCCTTCACTCCATCGATCCGACTCGGATATGCGGCGATCATCGCCCTGATCGCCGCTATCTTTCTGTTGGACGGGTTCACACCGCTCGGGATCCCCATCTGGGTCCTGTATCTTGTTCCACTGGCACTCGCGTCCCGGCGGGGAGCCGATAGCAACACCTACGTGGTTGCGGGAACCTGTGCCTTCCTGACCGCATTGGGCTTCGTCATTTCTCCTCAAATCGGGGGCGTTCCGCTTTGGGTCCCGATCATCAATCGCGCGCTGTTTTCCTTACTCCTTCCCTTGCTCGCCTTCCTGATCACCCGCCATCAGAAGCTCACGCAGGAATTGATCGCCCATGCTGCGCTGCAAGTCGAACACAGGGCGCTCCAAGCGCAGGAATCCGCCCTTCAAAAAGCCGCGGCCGACATTCAAGACCTATACGACCACGCTCCCTGCGGGTACCACTCCCTCGATGCCCAGACTAAGATCATATCGATCAACCAAACAGAGCTCGACTGGCTCGGCTATAGTCGGGAAGAACTAGTCGGCAAAATCTGTTTCCTCGATTTGGTCACTCCCGCCTCTGCCCGCATCATTCAACAGCGGTTCCCTCGCTTTATCGAGGACGGGTTGATCCAGGATGTGGAACTCGAGCTCGTTCGCAAGAACGGAACGATCCTTCCCGTCCTCCTCAGCGGCACAGCCATCAAAAATTCCGAAGGCCGCTTCATCGCCAGCCGGTCGATCCTCATCGACAACACCGCGCGCAGGGCAGCCGAAACTGTGCTACGGCGCAGCCACGAGGCACTCGAGGCGACCGTCGCCGAGCGAGCGGCCGAACTCGTAACCGTCAATGATCGGCTGGAGACTGAGTTGCGGCAAGGACGGGCCATGGCGGAGATTCTACGAGTCAGCGAGGCCCGCTTCCGCGAACTCGTCGAATCGCTGCCGCAACTCATTTGGACTGCTCAATCCGACGGGCTCTGCGACTACTTGAGCCCGCAGTGGATTCGCTATACCGGCTTGGCCGCCACCGGCCTGTTGGGATCAGGTCTAACCGACGCGGTGCACCCGGACGACCGCCGGACTGTCTCGGAGAGTTGGGCCGCCGCAGTGGCCAGAGGGAAGCCCTTTGAGGGGGAATGTCGTCTGAGGGGCGCCGATGGCTGCTACCGCTGGTTTCACACGAAGGCAGTCCCCCTGCACGATGGAACAGGCTCCGTCGCGAAATGGCTCGGCAGCAGCACCGACATCGACGATCGGAAACGCGGCGAAGCCAACCAGGCTAGGCTGGCCGCCATCGTGGAATCCTCATCCGACGCCATCATCAGCACCACTCTGGACGACCATATCCTAACCTGGAACCAAGCGGCGGAGCGCATGTTCGGATACCGCACGGAGGAGGTGCTCGGCCGGTCCGCTTCAGTGATAGTTCCTGCCCAACACCGCGACCACATCACGACCGTCATTGAGCAGGTGAAGATGGGGGCGCAGATCAGCCAACTCGAAACCCAGCGCCAGCGCCGAGACGGAGAGGGCCTTGAGGTGTCCTTGGCCATCTCTCCCATCAAAGATGCGGATGGCCGGCTGCTTGGCATCTCCACGATCGCACGTGATATTACCGAGCGGAAACGAACCGAGCGGGAACTGACGCAGCTCCGTCGGCTGATCGAGCTGTCCCACGATCCCATCTTCGCCTGGGATCTGCATCAGGGCATCGTGGAATGGAACCGCGGCTGCGAACTCCTTTACGGCTACAGCAAGGCGGAAGCCGTCGGCTGCCCCAGCCCTGTGCTGCTGCGATCCATCTTTCCTCAGCCGTTGGACGAGATAGTCGCCACCATGGAACGCACCGGCGAATGGACCGGCGAGATCCGACAACGGACCAAGGACGGACGTGAGGTGATCGTGGAGAGCCGTCTGAGCTTGCGGCACACCGACGACCGCAGCCTGATCCTCGAAACCAGCCGCGATATCACCGAACAACGACAGGCCGAACTGACGATTCTTCGCAAGAACAAGGACCTGGAAACCCTGCTGTTCGTCACCTCCCACGACTTGAAAGAGCCGCTGCGAGCCATTGAGAGCTTCTCTCTGCTGCTGGAGGAACGATACGCCGACCGACTCGACGACAAGGGACGCGATTTTCTTCGGCGCACCATCCGGGCGACGCAACGGCTGGATCAGCTGCTCACCGACATCCTCAACCTCTCGCGAGCCCAACGCATGGACGTACCCGCGCAAGACGTGGAGGCCGAAGCCCTCGTCAAGGAGGTCCTTCGCCAGCTCGAACCCCGAATCAAGGAGACCCGGGCTCGAATCGTGATCCGATCGCCGTTGCCCCGACTCCGGGTCAATCCGACTTGGGCCACGCAAGGGCTCTATAACCTGATCGCGAATGCCTTGAAGTTTTCCCGCCCCGGCGAGTCTCCCGACATCGAAATCGCCGCCTATGAAAGCGAAGGAAATGCCGAAGAAAAGATGCGAGGCTTGGTCGTCAGCGATCGCGGTCCCGGTATACCCTCAGAGCATCGGGAAAGAATCTTCCAGTTGTTTGCCCGCATTGTCGGCCGAGAGGTGGAGGGTACGGGGGCGGGCCTCGCGATCGTTCGTCAGGTTGCGGAACGGCACGGTGGGCGGGCTTGGGTGGAAGACCGTCAGGGTGGCGGATCGAATTTCATCATGACCTTCGCCCAATCGAACCCGGAGAGCGAGACGCTGCGACAGGCGGAGGCTGCAGGATGA
- a CDS encoding response regulator, with protein sequence MHVLLIEDNEDDARLIQEALSEHSPYFFTLDWVDRLDAAFLRLQHKAADAILLDLSLPDSRGLATLDKVRAQVAEAPVVVLTGLDDEVVAEEALRHGAQDYLVKGRFNGDSLRRSIRYALGRHQVEQALRKSEEQFQLVCLATRDVIWDWDIETDTSQRNEAYETEFGYDQRTQHNGWSVWSERLHPDDRPGIVADMTKILRSGQHIWSGEYRFRRADGTYAYVIDRAYVVRKPDGTPRRMIGAMTDITERHQAATLTATQVAISFALEEAVSLSEAVPKIIRAVCELKGWALGAFWVVNTKTKVLRCNALWHQAEFQAEEFAVLYRSLSLTPGMGLAGQVLKSGNALLTADILSDPTFPAANEAKRIGLRGGIAFPIHKGNDILGIMEFLTQDVLHPTDNTLHVVSDLGDKVSQFLEQKDLERQLRQAQKMDALGRMAGGIAHDFNNLLTVINSWSELLLADPNADPRARRGLLQIRDAGTKAAGLTRQLLAFTRHQVTMTQVLNLNDRVTDIVELMRRVIGEDIDLVVTLDPTLGMIEADPGQIEQVVMNLVVNARDAMPKGGRLDLQTKEVEISGPDPSWHDPLQPGAYVTLSVRDNGCGMDAETMSHIFEPFYTTKDLGKGTGLGLSTVYGIVKQGGGTIGVQSEPGIGTTFTIYLPRVVKEPAALPRPKPEPERASTGGTILLIEDDDMVRTLAQSVLADQRYSVISARNAEEALSISRRPDTNIALLVTDVTMPGTVGTALATEITASRPDVKVIITSGDGNRNPEVETTFGSRVTFLEKPYTPDSLMRAVREALEPPAEMPRTSSRTLT encoded by the coding sequence ATGCATGTGCTGCTGATAGAGGATAACGAGGACGACGCGCGACTGATCCAAGAAGCCCTATCCGAACACTCGCCCTACTTTTTCACGTTGGATTGGGTCGACCGGCTCGACGCCGCCTTTCTCCGGCTGCAACACAAGGCCGCCGACGCCATCCTGCTCGACCTGTCGCTCCCCGATAGTCGCGGTCTCGCCACCCTGGACAAAGTCAGGGCCCAAGTAGCCGAGGCGCCCGTCGTCGTCCTCACCGGTCTGGACGATGAAGTCGTCGCCGAGGAAGCCCTGCGTCATGGCGCACAGGACTACCTGGTCAAGGGCCGCTTCAACGGCGACTCACTGCGACGCTCGATCAGATACGCGCTGGGAAGACACCAGGTCGAACAGGCCCTTCGCAAAAGCGAGGAGCAGTTTCAATTGGTCTGCCTGGCCACGCGGGACGTGATCTGGGACTGGGACATCGAAACGGATACATCCCAGAGGAACGAGGCATACGAAACCGAATTCGGCTACGACCAGCGGACGCAGCACAACGGGTGGTCCGTCTGGTCGGAGCGACTGCATCCGGACGACCGGCCCGGCATCGTGGCGGACATGACGAAGATCCTGCGTTCAGGCCAACATATCTGGAGCGGCGAATATCGGTTCCGCCGGGCGGACGGGACCTATGCGTACGTGATCGATCGCGCCTACGTCGTCCGGAAGCCCGACGGCACGCCCCGCCGCATGATCGGCGCGATGACGGATATTACGGAGCGCCATCAGGCCGCCACGTTGACTGCCACTCAAGTAGCAATCTCGTTCGCGCTCGAGGAGGCCGTGTCCTTGAGCGAAGCGGTCCCCAAGATCATTCGTGCGGTCTGCGAACTCAAAGGGTGGGCACTCGGTGCGTTTTGGGTGGTCAACACGAAGACGAAGGTCTTGCGCTGCAACGCCCTTTGGCATCAGGCGGAGTTTCAGGCGGAGGAGTTTGCGGTCCTGTATCGGTCGCTCTCTCTGACGCCGGGGATGGGCTTGGCAGGACAGGTGTTGAAATCAGGGAATGCCCTGCTGACGGCGGATATTTTAAGCGACCCCACCTTTCCAGCAGCAAACGAAGCGAAGCGGATCGGCCTACGCGGGGGGATCGCCTTCCCTATCCATAAGGGCAATGATATTCTCGGCATCATGGAATTCCTGACGCAAGACGTCCTCCACCCGACCGACAACACCCTGCACGTGGTCTCCGACCTCGGCGATAAAGTCAGCCAGTTTCTGGAACAGAAAGACCTGGAGCGGCAATTGCGTCAGGCCCAAAAAATGGACGCTCTCGGCCGAATGGCGGGTGGCATCGCGCATGACTTCAATAATTTGCTCACGGTCATCAACAGTTGGAGCGAGTTGTTGCTTGCCGATCCCAACGCAGACCCTCGCGCGCGACGCGGTCTCCTGCAGATTCGCGACGCCGGAACAAAAGCGGCGGGCCTGACGCGCCAACTCCTGGCCTTTACCCGCCATCAAGTCACCATGACGCAGGTCCTGAATCTCAATGACCGTGTGACGGATATCGTCGAACTGATGCGGCGCGTGATCGGCGAAGACATCGACCTGGTCGTGACGCTGGACCCAACGCTGGGCATGATCGAGGCCGACCCAGGCCAGATCGAACAGGTCGTCATGAACCTGGTGGTGAACGCCCGCGATGCCATGCCGAAGGGCGGACGGCTCGATCTTCAGACAAAGGAGGTCGAGATTTCCGGACCCGATCCATCCTGGCACGATCCGCTACAGCCAGGCGCCTACGTGACGCTGTCGGTTCGGGACAACGGCTGCGGGATGGATGCGGAGACGATGTCGCACATCTTCGAGCCGTTCTACACGACGAAGGATCTGGGCAAAGGCACCGGGCTCGGCCTCTCGACGGTCTATGGGATCGTCAAGCAGGGAGGCGGCACGATCGGCGTGCAGAGCGAACCGGGGATCGGCACCACCTTCACGATTTACCTGCCAAGAGTGGTCAAAGAGCCGGCAGCCTTGCCGCGTCCGAAACCGGAACCCGAGCGTGCGAGCACCGGGGGGACGATCCTGCTCATCGAGGACGACGATATGGTCCGGACGCTCGCCCAGTCCGTGCTCGCCGACCAGCGATATTCGGTCATTTCAGCCCGCAACGCGGAAGAAGCCCTCTCCATCTCCCGCCGGCCGGATACAAACATCGCGCTGCTGGTGACGGATGTCACCATGCCCGGCACGGTCGGTACAGCCTTGGCGACGGAAATCACCGCCTCACGGCCGGACGTGAAGGTGATCATTACATCGGGTGATGGAAACCGGAACCCCGAGGTTGAGACGACTTTCGGAAGCCGGGTCACTTTTCTCGAGAAGCCCTATACGCCCGACTCGCTGATGCGCGCGGTGCGGGAGGCTCTTGAGCCTCCCGCCGAGATGCCGAGGACATCGTCGCGCACACTCACCTGA